A single window of Nicotiana sylvestris chromosome 3, ASM39365v2, whole genome shotgun sequence DNA harbors:
- the LOC104238440 gene encoding GDSL esterase/lipase At3g48460, whose translation MAFFSRIVIHWKMTLFMFTITLIFSPSLSSASSTPKKFKKIYAFGDSYTDTGNTHSATGPSSFNYVSSPPYGRTFFHHPTNRYSDGRLVIDFVAESLSLPFLPPYRNPKADKTYGVNFAVAGSTAIRHRFFVRNNLTLNVTPQSLQTQLTWFNRFLESEGCKNSTTTPKQCEAVFSDALFWVGEIGANDYAYSFGSSVSPNTIQHLATTSLTGFLQVLLSKGAKYVVVQGLPPTGCLTLSMYLAPETDRDDMGCVGSVDKQSNLHNSIIQTKLDSFRKQFPQTVIIYADYWNAYSTVVKGANKYGFKELFKSCCGSGGGNYNFDVFNTCGSPSASSCSDPSQYINWDGVHLTEAMYKTMANLFLNGTFCKPPFSYLLAKKQ comes from the exons ATGGCTTTTTTCTCCAGAATAGTCATCCATTGGAAAATGACCCTCTTCATGTTCACCATTACACTGATCTTTTCACCTTCACTCTCCTCTGCATCTTCCACTCCCAAAAAGTTCAAGAAAATCTATGCCTTTGGGGACTCTTACACAGACACAGGCAACACACACTCAGCCACTGGTCCAAGCTCTTTCAATTATGTATCAAGTCCTCCTTATGGACGCACATTTTTCCACCACCCAACCAATAGATATTCCGATGGTCGATTAGTCATTGATTTCGTGGCTGAGTCATTGTCCTTGCCATTTTTACCGCCTTATCGCAACCCAAAAGCGGATAAAACTTATGGTGTTAACTTTGCTGTAGCTGGTTCAACTGCTATAAGGCACAGATTCTTTGTGAGAAATAATCTCACGTTGAATGTAACTCCTCAATCACTTCAAACGCAGCTCACTTGGTTTAATAGGTTTTTGGAAAGTGAAGGTTGTAAAAACTCCACAACAACGCCAAAGCAGTGTGAGGCAGTATTTAGTGATGCATTGTTTTGGGTAGGTGAAATCGGTGCTAATGATTATGCGTATAGTTTTGGATCTTCTGTTTCACCCAACACTATTCAACATCTTGCCACCACAAGTTTAACCGGTTTTTTACAG GTACTATTGAGCAAGGGAGCAAAATACGTTGTTGTTCAAGGTCTTCCTCCAACAGGTTGTTTAACACTGTCCATGTATTTGGCACCTGAGACTGACAGAGATGACATGGGATGTGTGGGAAGTGTAGACAAACAAAGCAATCTCCACAACAGCATTATCCAAACCAAGTTAGATTCTTTCCGGAAACAATTCCCACAAACTGTAATTATTTACGCAGACTATTGGAATGCATACAGTACAGTAGTGAAAGGTGCCAACAAGTATGGATTTAAGGAGCTGTTCAAAAGTTGCTGTGGATCTGGTGGTGGAAACTACAATTTCGACGTGTTTAACACTTGTGGTTCTCCTTCTGCAAGCTCTTGTTCTGATCCTTCTCAGTATATTAATTGGGATGGTGTTCATCTTACTGAAGCCATGTACAAAACTATGGCTAACTTGTTTCTTAATGGGACATTTTGTAAACCCCCATTTAGTTATTTGCTAGCGAAAAAGCAGTAG